The window GAGATCATCGCGGTCATTTCCGGACCTCCTGCCAGGCGGTGAGCTTGTTCTCGGCGAAGAGCAGGGCACGGTCCATCGCGAACCCGAGCGCGCCGATGAGGATGATGCCCACGACGATGCGCGGGGTGTCGAGGAACTGCGAGGCGGCCTGCATCATGCGGCCGAGACCGAAGGCCGCCGCGATGAGCTCCGAGGCGACGACCGTGGCCCAGGCCGCGCCGAGGGCGACGCGGGTGCCGACGAAGATGAACGGCAGCGAGGCCGGGACGACCACGCGGAGGAAGATCGTGCCGTCGCTCGCGCCGAGCACGCGAGCCGCGTTGACGAGGGTGGTGTCGACGTTGCGCACGCCCTGGAAGGTGGCGAGCACGCACGAGAGGAACGACGCGAGGAAGATGACGAAGATCTTCGCCGGCTCCCCGATGCCGAGGAACACGATCACGAGCGGGATGAGCGCGAGCGGTGGCACGGTGCGGAAGAACTGCACCCACGGCTCGAGCAGCCCGCGGCCCCAGCGATACCAGCCCATGATGAAGCCGGCGGGGACGGCGACGATCACGCCAAGGAGGAAGCCGATGACGACGCGCTGCACGCTCGCCACGGTGTTCAGCAGCAGGCTGCCGTCGAGCAGTCCCTCCCAGAAGCTCTGCACCACGGCGATCGGCGTGGGGGCGAGCGGGTTGTCGCTGACGACCGCGATGATCCACCACACCGCGATGCCGAGCACCAGGGTGGAGAGGTAGAGCAGCGTCAGCGGTTTCTCGGTGCGGACGGTCGTGCGGCGCGCTCTCGTGGCGCGCGGCACCGAGAGCGTCGTGGTCGCCGTCTCGGGTGTGGCGTCGATCATGGCTCTTTCCCTTCGTTG of the Microbacterium sufflavum genome contains:
- a CDS encoding ABC transporter permease, whose amino-acid sequence is MIDATPETATTTLSVPRATRARRTTVRTEKPLTLLYLSTLVLGIAVWWIIAVVSDNPLAPTPIAVVQSFWEGLLDGSLLLNTVASVQRVVIGFLLGVIVAVPAGFIMGWYRWGRGLLEPWVQFFRTVPPLALIPLVIVFLGIGEPAKIFVIFLASFLSCVLATFQGVRNVDTTLVNAARVLGASDGTIFLRVVVPASLPFIFVGTRVALGAAWATVVASELIAAAFGLGRMMQAASQFLDTPRIVVGIILIGALGFAMDRALLFAENKLTAWQEVRK